The following coding sequences are from one Humulus lupulus chromosome X, drHumLupu1.1, whole genome shotgun sequence window:
- the LOC133804405 gene encoding cold shock protein 2-like, translated as MAQSKRLAGTVKWFSAQKGFGFIAPDEGGEDLFVHQTSIRSDGFRTLSEGQAVEFIIDYGEDGRTKAVDVENLARSRPSGSGRGRGRGGSFGSGRGLGGGYRSFGGGGYGSVRGGGYYGDGGGGRGRRGGECYNCGRTGHLARDCYEGSGIGRGGGGDGAPRYSGGGRGGGGRGSKGCYNCGEEGHLARDCQNNQN; from the coding sequence ATGGCTCAGAGCAAGAGGTTAGCGGGGACAGTGAAGTGGTTCAGTGCGCAGAAAGGTTTCGGCTTCATTGCTCCAGACGAAGGCGGCGAAGATCTCTTCGTTCACCAGACTTCCATCCGATCCGATGGTTTCCGTACCCTCTCGGAGGGTCAAGCTGTCGAGTTCATCATCGATTACGGCGAGGACGGTCGCACCAAGGCCGTCGATGTCGAGAATCTAGCCAGATCCCGTCCTTCTGGCTCCGGCCGAGGCCGTGGCCGAGGCGGGAGTTTCGGGTCCGGGAGAGGGTTGGGCGGGGGCTATAGAAGCTTCGGAGGAGGAGGCTATGGTTCGGTTAGAGGCGGAGGCTACTACGGCGATGGTGGCGGCGGTCGAGGCCGTCGGGGAGGAGAGTGCTATAATTGTGGCCGAACAGGTCATTTGGCCAGGGATTGTTACGAGGGAAGCGGAATTGGCCGCGGTGGCGGAGGCGATGGTGCTCCGAGATACAGCGGTGGTGGCCGCggtggaggaggaagaggaagcaAGGGATGCTATAATTGTGGAGAAGAAGGGCATTTAGCAAGGGATTGTCAGAATAATCAGAATTGA